A genomic segment from Rickettsia endosymbiont of Lasioglossum villosulum encodes:
- a CDS encoding PIN domain-containing protein: MKYICDTNFIVRYLVANDQNMFDKAKEIFEKVKTGQIILILEQTTFTEIVFVLSSVYKVSRSEIFTNLSGLLAYKGIHCEKEYYLAALEYYSRHNIHIVDCILLAKAKFLNILLLTFDQKLLNLSNKNDS; the protein is encoded by the coding sequence ATGAAATATATATGTGATACAAATTTTATTGTAAGATATTTAGTTGCTAATGATCAAAATATGTTTGATAAAGCAAAAGAAATATTTGAAAAAGTCAAAACAGGACAAATTATTTTAATATTAGAGCAAACCACATTTACTGAAATAGTATTTGTTTTATCTTCTGTTTATAAAGTTTCACGTAGTGAGATATTTACTAATTTATCAGGCTTACTTGCCTATAAAGGCATTCATTGTGAAAAGGAATATTATTTAGCTGCTTTAGAATATTACAGTAGGCATAACATTCATATAGTTGATTGTATATTGTTAGCTAAAGCAAAGTTTTTAAATATACTGTTACTTACTTTTGATCAAAAATTACTTAATTTATCTAATAAAAATGACAGTTAA
- a CDS encoding AbrB/MazE/SpoVT family DNA-binding domain-containing protein — MYINTLTITSKGQIVLPKKARDILSSTVIAVEVNDNHQVILSPVLDVGGVFAKYKKNTEASFEEMRDKAWRENVRK; from the coding sequence ATGTATATCAATACTTTAACCATTACCTCTAAAGGACAAATCGTTTTACCAAAAAAAGCCAGAGATATTCTAAGTAGCACTGTTATTGCTGTAGAAGTTAATGATAATCATCAGGTTATCTTATCTCCTGTTTTAGATGTAGGAGGTGTTTTTGCAAAATATAAAAAAAATACAGAAGCTTCTTTTGAAGAGATGAGAGATAAAGCTTGGAGAGAAAACGTAAGAAAATAA
- a CDS encoding ankyrin repeat domain-containing protein: MKKSSSLALGNFFKTKKQILKADIQKLIKTNQINYVDPKHGTALNRAIKLKDEKIITELLAKKVDINEAIYFAIGHEYTLEEIKTLISLSSSELPDEYLYKAVHKGRLDLVQYFIEEKNFDVNTTINNPLHGGAILSIATMQEHIDVINYLLKNGAIASQGVISAILKGNVEILEKLFKYGATAHDGYSEDLVALLVNAAIPANDPTYSDSSFSETKKDLSNYVETLKFLLEHGGNPNAEILERGKVVFIALFAHIAEPKNDTYKAICKLLIQYEADTSKFKSYTEAINKLKEEIIEDMKVINKSDFKDEGYISDSAETNQPSKKGSKLVDTSSKSVFFSLEEIIEKNPTTLGGDVEDIV, from the coding sequence ATGAAAAAATCCTCCTCTTTAGCTCTAGGAAATTTTTTTAAAACTAAAAAACAAATTTTAAAAGCCGATATTCAAAAACTTATAAAAACCAATCAAATCAACTATGTTGATCCTAAACATGGAACAGCATTAAATAGAGCGATTAAGCTAAAAGATGAAAAAATAATAACAGAGTTATTAGCAAAAAAAGTTGATATAAATGAAGCTATTTATTTTGCAATAGGTCATGAATATACCCTAGAAGAAATTAAAACATTAATTTCCTTATCTTCATCAGAACTTCCTGATGAGTATCTTTATAAAGCAGTTCATAAAGGTCGTTTAGATTTAGTTCAATATTTTATTGAAGAAAAAAATTTTGATGTTAATACTACAATTAATAATCCTTTACATGGAGGGGCTATATTAAGTATTGCCACCATGCAAGAACATATTGACGTAATAAATTATCTCCTAAAAAATGGTGCTATCGCATCTCAAGGTGTTATATCCGCAATACTAAAAGGTAATGTAGAAATTTTAGAAAAGCTATTCAAATATGGTGCAACAGCTCACGATGGTTATTCAGAAGATCTTGTTGCTTTATTAGTAAATGCTGCGATTCCAGCCAATGATCCTACTTATTCCGACAGTTCATTTTCTGAAACAAAAAAAGACTTATCTAATTATGTAGAAACACTTAAATTTTTATTAGAGCATGGCGGTAATCCTAATGCTGAAATTCTAGAAAGAGGTAAAGTAGTTTTTATAGCATTATTTGCACATATAGCTGAACCAAAAAATGATACATATAAAGCTATATGCAAACTATTAATTCAATATGAAGCTGATACTTCAAAATTTAAAAGTTATACAGAAGCTATAAATAAACTGAAAGAAGAGATAATAGAAGATATGAAAGTAATTAATAAAAGTGATTTTAAAGATGAGGGGTATATTTCGGATTCTGCTGAAACTAATCAACCATCTAAAAAAGGTTCTAAATTAGTGGATACTTCTTCTAAATCTGTATTCTTTTCTCTTGAAGAAATTATTGAGAAAAATCCTACTACTTTAGGTGGGGACGTTGAAGATATAGTTTAA
- the prfB gene encoding peptide chain release factor 2 (programmed frameshift), translating into MRAEIENYVKKIEQSLELLRRSLDVETSATRLAELEELAASPDLWNDQANAQKLLREKSNLEEQLGAYNKIKSNLKDALELEEMAEAENDLEIMQQVEKDLQNLSTIAAKFETECLFSGEADSNNCFLEINAGAGGTESHDWASIMMRMYLRFAERLGFKTEIINMINGEEAGIKSCTIRIIGKRAYGWLKTEAGVHRLVRISPFNAAGKRMTSFASSWVYPEIDDNIAITIEDKDLRIDTFRASGAGGQHVNTTDSAVRITHIPTGTVTQCQSDRSQHKNKAQAMKMLQAKLYELEMQKRTDSVNEQNAAKTDNSWGHQIRSYVLQPYQMVKDLRTDYETSDTKGVLDGDLEEFVSASLAMNAGGRR; encoded by the exons ATGCGAGCGGAAATAGAGAATTACGTTAAGAAAATTGAGCAGTCTTTAGAACTGCTTCGGAGGTCACTT GACGTCGAAACGTCAGCAACTAGACTAGCAGAGTTAGAGGAGTTAGCGGCAAGTCCCGATCTATGGAATGATCAAGCTAATGCTCAAAAATTACTACGAGAAAAAAGCAATCTAGAAGAACAATTAGGAGCTTATAATAAAATTAAGTCTAATCTAAAAGATGCATTAGAGCTTGAAGAAATGGCTGAAGCTGAAAATGATCTTGAGATAATGCAGCAAGTTGAGAAAGATTTACAAAATTTAAGCACTATTGCCGCAAAATTTGAAACTGAGTGTTTGTTTTCAGGCGAAGCAGATAGTAATAACTGCTTTTTAGAAATAAATGCCGGAGCGGGAGGAACAGAAAGTCATGATTGGGCGTCTATTATGATGCGTATGTATTTACGTTTTGCCGAAAGATTAGGCTTCAAAACTGAGATCATTAATATGATTAACGGCGAAGAAGCAGGCATAAAATCATGCACGATTAGGATAATCGGTAAGCGTGCTTATGGCTGGCTTAAAACTGAAGCAGGAGTGCATAGGTTGGTGCGTATTTCTCCTTTTAATGCGGCAGGCAAACGTATGACCAGCTTTGCAAGTAGCTGGGTATATCCGGAAATTGACGACAATATAGCAATTACAATTGAGGATAAAGATTTAAGAATCGATACTTTTAGAGCATCGGGAGCGGGAGGACAACATGTTAATACTACCGATTCAGCGGTACGTATCACCCATATACCTACCGGCACGGTTACACAATGCCAAAGCGACAGATCGCAACATAAAAATAAAGCTCAAGCTATGAAAATGCTACAAGCTAAACTCTATGAGCTTGAAATGCAAAAACGTACCGATAGTGTTAACGAGCAGAATGCCGCCAAGACGGATAATAGTTGGGGGCATCAAATTAGATCATATGTGTTGCAGCCCTATCAAATGGTAAAAGATCTACGCACTGATTATGAAACTTCTGACACTAAGGGCGTACTTGATGGCGATCTCGAAGAATTTGTCTCAGCAAGCTTAGCTATGAATGCGGGTGGTAGGAGATAA
- the lepA gene encoding translation elongation factor 4 — MNNQKYIRNFSIIAHIDHGKSTLADRLIEYCGGLQAREMSQQVLDSMDIEKERGITIKAQTVRLVYKAKDGNTYYLNLMDTPGHVDFAYEVSRSLAACEGSLLVVDSTQGVEAQTLANVYQAIENNHEIVPVLNKIDLPASEPEQVKQQIEDIIGIDASEAVLISAKSGIGIDLVLEAIVNKLPPPKESNTDILKALLVDSWYDPYLGVVILVRVIDGSLRKNMKVKMMATNSVYTIENVGYFTPKKHISDVLHAGEIGFFTASIKQVADCKVGDTITDEKKPCEQALPGFKPNLPVVFCGLYPTDSSEFEHLKDSLAKLRLNDASFEYEMESSSALGVGFRCGFLGLLHLEIIQERLSREFDLDLITTAPSVVYKIHMREGEVLEIHNPADLPDLQKIDSMEEPWIKATIMVPDEFLGAVLSLCTEKRGIQLDHNYIANRAKVVYKLPLNEIVYDFYDRLKSCSKGYASFEWQMDTYEPSELVKLGILVNSEVVDALSTIVHRSRAEQRGRALCIRLKDLIPRQQIDIAIQASIGSRIIARETIKALRKDVLSKCYGGDITRKRKLLEKQKAGKKRMRQYGNIEIPQSAFIAALKIGDE; from the coding sequence ATGAATAATCAAAAATATATAAGGAACTTCTCAATAATAGCTCATATCGATCACGGCAAATCTACTTTGGCTGACCGGTTAATTGAATATTGCGGTGGCTTGCAGGCAAGAGAAATGAGCCAGCAAGTACTAGATTCAATGGATATCGAAAAAGAGCGGGGCATAACAATCAAAGCCCAAACAGTGCGGCTTGTATATAAGGCTAAAGACGGCAATACTTACTACTTAAATTTGATGGATACCCCTGGGCATGTCGATTTCGCTTATGAGGTTAGTAGATCGCTTGCAGCGTGTGAGGGGTCGTTGTTAGTGGTTGATAGTACGCAAGGGGTAGAGGCACAAACTCTTGCCAATGTTTATCAGGCAATTGAGAATAATCATGAAATAGTGCCAGTACTGAATAAGATTGATCTTCCGGCGTCAGAACCTGAGCAGGTAAAACAACAAATAGAGGACATAATTGGGATTGATGCAAGTGAGGCAGTACTGATTTCTGCCAAAAGTGGTATAGGTATTGACTTAGTTTTAGAAGCAATCGTAAATAAATTACCTCCACCGAAAGAAAGTAATACAGATATTTTAAAAGCATTGCTTGTTGATAGTTGGTATGACCCTTATCTTGGTGTAGTTATTTTAGTGCGTGTTATTGATGGATCGTTACGTAAGAATATGAAAGTCAAAATGATGGCAACGAATTCGGTTTATACAATAGAGAATGTTGGATATTTTACTCCCAAAAAACATATTTCGGATGTTCTGCATGCAGGGGAAATCGGCTTTTTCACTGCTTCTATAAAGCAGGTAGCAGATTGTAAGGTTGGAGATACTATTACCGATGAGAAGAAGCCTTGTGAGCAAGCTCTGCCAGGTTTTAAACCAAACTTGCCGGTAGTATTCTGCGGGCTTTATCCGACAGATAGTAGCGAGTTTGAGCATTTAAAGGATTCGCTGGCAAAACTTCGCCTTAATGATGCTAGCTTTGAGTATGAAATGGAAAGCTCATCAGCTTTAGGAGTTGGTTTTAGGTGTGGTTTTTTAGGGTTGCTACATTTAGAGATCATACAGGAACGTTTAAGTAGAGAGTTTGATCTAGATTTAATTACTACCGCTCCAAGCGTGGTGTATAAAATTCATATGCGTGAGGGTGAAGTGCTAGAGATTCACAATCCAGCTGATTTACCTGATCTGCAAAAAATCGACTCAATGGAAGAACCTTGGATTAAAGCAACTATAATGGTACCTGATGAGTTTTTAGGTGCGGTATTATCGCTTTGCACTGAAAAAAGAGGAATTCAGTTAGATCACAACTATATAGCAAATAGGGCAAAAGTAGTATATAAATTGCCACTAAATGAGATAGTATATGATTTTTACGATCGGTTAAAAAGTTGCTCAAAAGGTTATGCAAGTTTTGAATGGCAAATGGATACATACGAGCCGTCTGAACTTGTGAAGCTTGGGATTCTGGTTAACAGCGAGGTAGTTGATGCGTTATCGACAATCGTACATCGCTCACGTGCTGAGCAGCGGGGGAGGGCGTTATGCATAAGGCTAAAGGATTTGATACCGAGACAGCAGATCGATATTGCAATTCAAGCAAGTATTGGCAGCCGTATTATTGCCCGTGAGACTATTAAGGCATTGCGTAAAGATGTTTTATCCAAATGTTACGGCGGTGATATAACTCGTAAACGTAAGCTGCTCGAGAAGCAAAAAGCCGGTAAGAAGAGAATGAGGCAGTACGGCAATATCGAAATCCCACAATCTGCATTCATCGCAGCATTAAAAATAGGGGATGAATAG
- a CDS encoding DUF637 domain-containing protein produces MSGFASGVVIRAANNGGNILKGVKESTSKKALRSLGKDMLAAGVITGVMNGTGFGDVAEKAKDVGVTGRNQAIFERMMLRTGVNTAIKGGSLRDNFMGEVLRGALAVGQGYIGDIGQRYGLSEERAAKVMMHSALGGTYALASKGNVAIGMLAGGMGEALSGLTSSPAHKFSGTGESGTGLSNWNDTIVAATAMLAGASASDMQMATSISSSVVEYNAALHLFQQQALMTQALLSTSTAVIGDREKVDAEPLLPDISLPSISDVPIVLSNMFNSLAEKLNSLGIIDNETASSAKIGTIISLLATNNLQIGADSAILEKSKHGNKGNNNSKANPQSQEKAVAASGSMKPDFEPDKDKNQKEKQLAKDGKKYEIKDNNVTGRKVLESLDKTAREFVSEHRKGSIREEFPGEYWDKTLREILNDANNRVDAARTAKKLLIKKDFLK; encoded by the coding sequence GTGAGTGGATTTGCGTCTGGAGTGGTGATAAGAGCTGCAAATAATGGTGGGAATATTTTAAAGGGAGTAAAGGAATCTACTAGCAAAAAGGCTTTAAGATCGCTAGGCAAGGATATGCTAGCAGCTGGTGTTATAACGGGAGTAATGAACGGCACAGGTTTTGGGGATGTAGCAGAGAAAGCAAAAGATGTAGGCGTAACTGGTCGTAATCAGGCAATCTTTGAGAGAATGATGCTGCGAACCGGTGTTAATACAGCGATTAAGGGCGGCAGTCTTCGTGATAATTTCATGGGTGAGGTGCTGCGTGGGGCTTTAGCAGTCGGTCAAGGCTATATCGGGGACATAGGACAGCGATATGGTCTAAGTGAAGAAAGAGCAGCCAAAGTAATGATGCATTCGGCACTTGGTGGGACGTACGCCTTAGCGAGCAAGGGTAATGTTGCTATAGGTATGCTCGCTGGTGGTATGGGTGAGGCTTTAAGCGGTCTTACCTCTTCCCCAGCTCATAAGTTTTCTGGCACTGGCGAAAGCGGCACTGGCTTATCTAATTGGAACGACACTATAGTCGCAGCTACCGCGATGCTCGCCGGTGCATCCGCCTCCGACATGCAAATGGCAACTAGCATCTCCTCTTCGGTGGTGGAGTATAATGCTGCTCTGCATTTATTCCAGCAACAAGCATTAATGACGCAAGCTTTATTGTCTACCTCCACAGCTGTAATTGGTGACAGAGAAAAAGTTGATGCCGAGCCATTATTGCCGGATATTTCTTTGCCTAGTATTTCCGATGTTCCAATAGTTCTTTCGAATATGTTCAATAGTTTAGCAGAGAAACTAAACTCATTAGGAATTATTGATAACGAAACCGCTTCTTCTGCCAAAATCGGAACTATTATATCTCTACTTGCTACTAATAATTTACAAATTGGAGCAGATAGTGCTATTTTAGAGAAAAGTAAACATGGTAATAAGGGAAATAATAATAGTAAAGCCAATCCTCAATCTCAAGAAAAGGCTGTTGCTGCTTCTGGCTCAATGAAACCTGACTTCGAACCGGACAAAGATAAGAATCAGAAAGAAAAACAATTAGCTAAGGATGGAAAAAAATATGAAATTAAAGATAATAATGTTACTGGTCGTAAAGTTCTTGAAAGCCTTGATAAAACTGCAAGAGAATTTGTATCAGAACATAGAAAAGGAAGTATTAGAGAAGAATTTCCAGGAGAATATTGGGATAAAACATTAAGAGAAATTTTAAATGATGCAAATAATAGAGTAGACGCAGCAAGAACTGCTAAAAAATTATTAATAAAAAAAGATTTTTTAAAATGA
- the ileS gene encoding isoleucine--tRNA ligase, producing the protein MTNTKYYPEVSSNADFATIEKEILKFWQDNNIFQKSIDIREGDAEFIFYDGPPFANGLPHYGHLLTGFIKDVYARYQTVRGKKVERRFGWDCHGLPAEMQSEKELGISGRLAITNFGIEKFNSHCRDSVMKYAGEWEQYVTRQARWVDFKNSYKTMDKNFMESVLWAFKELYNKGLLYESMRVMPYSWACETPLSNFETRLDNSYRERADKAVTVSFVLNDKIPHGDYKEYRVLAWTTTPWTLPSNLALAVGSDINYALVPKGDVCYIIAASSVSKYAKELELKGDEQFTIIKGSELQGLSYKPLFDYFKNHPNSFRIFAGDFVVEGDGTGVVHMAPGFGEDDQILCESKGIKLVCPVDNSGKFTKEIPDLEGLQVFDANDKIIIKLKEQGNWLKTEQYIHNYPHCWRTDTPLIYKAVPSWYVKVTEFKDRMVELNQQINWIPTHVKDNLFGKWLENARDWSISRNRFWGTPLPVWKSDDPKYPRIDVYGSIEELETDFGVKITDLHRPFIDELTRTNPDDPTGKSTMRRIEDVFDCWFESGSMPYGQAHYPFENKQWFEDHFPADFIVEYSAQTRGWFYTLMVLSTALFDRPPFLNCICHGVILDATGQKLSKRLNNYADPLELFDKYGSDALRVTMLSSNVVKGQELLIDKDGKMVFDTLRLFIKPIWNAYHFFTMYANADHIKGEQEFNSDNVLDIYILSKLKIAVEKIKESLDNFDTQIAYHAVSEFFEVLNNWYIRRSRARFWKSEKDLDKQNAYNTLYTCLETMSIAMSSLVPLISEAIYLGLTNRVIPRLDRGISGEKAMAQDPVVKPRDDKSIVARNDIKSVHLCNYPDLSKFEINSELVDTMDTVLDICSHSLFIRSSENARVRQPLSSITIISKNNDKLKDFEDLIKDEINVKSVIYRDDLENYAVKKLSINFPLLGKRLPAKMKDIIAASKKNEWEVTSDGLRICNETLNSDEYKLILEPHSHIKGASSFAHNSSLLILDLELTSELIDEGIARDIVRSIQQARKNADFAITDRILIDINLPRITDIYGEFIKEQTLSEFAKDFIPDHISEIELENHKLQLKIKKVN; encoded by the coding sequence ATGACAAACACTAAATATTACCCAGAAGTTAGCTCAAATGCTGATTTTGCTACCATAGAAAAAGAAATATTAAAATTTTGGCAAGATAATAATATATTCCAAAAATCTATTGATATTAGAGAGGGCGATGCTGAGTTTATCTTTTACGATGGTCCGCCTTTTGCTAATGGGTTACCGCATTATGGGCACTTACTAACTGGCTTTATTAAAGACGTATATGCTAGATATCAAACGGTTAGAGGTAAGAAAGTAGAGCGTCGTTTCGGTTGGGATTGTCACGGACTACCTGCTGAAATGCAATCTGAAAAGGAACTCGGTATTTCAGGGCGTCTTGCTATTACTAATTTCGGGATAGAAAAGTTTAACTCTCATTGTAGAGATTCGGTAATGAAATATGCCGGTGAGTGGGAGCAATATGTAACACGTCAAGCAAGATGGGTGGATTTTAAGAATTCTTATAAAACAATGGATAAGAATTTTATGGAATCTGTGCTTTGGGCATTCAAAGAGTTATATAATAAAGGATTATTGTACGAATCTATGAGGGTTATGCCATATTCTTGGGCATGCGAAACTCCGCTTTCTAACTTTGAAACAAGACTTGATAATTCATATAGAGAGCGAGCAGATAAAGCTGTAACAGTTAGTTTTGTACTGAACGACAAAATACCTCATGGTGATTATAAGGAGTATCGTGTTTTAGCTTGGACGACTACCCCTTGGACATTACCGTCAAATCTAGCCTTAGCAGTTGGCAGTGATATTAATTATGCGTTAGTTCCTAAAGGCGATGTCTGTTATATCATAGCTGCCTCATCTGTTTCTAAATACGCTAAAGAATTAGAGCTAAAAGGCGATGAGCAATTCACGATAATTAAAGGCTCAGAGCTTCAAGGATTAAGCTATAAGCCGCTATTTGACTATTTCAAAAATCATCCGAATAGCTTTAGGATATTTGCCGGCGATTTTGTTGTTGAGGGAGACGGCACAGGAGTAGTACATATGGCTCCTGGGTTTGGTGAAGATGACCAAATACTTTGTGAATCGAAAGGCATAAAGCTCGTTTGCCCCGTGGATAATAGTGGTAAGTTCACCAAAGAAATACCTGATTTAGAGGGCTTACAAGTATTTGATGCAAACGATAAAATAATAATCAAGCTGAAAGAGCAAGGGAATTGGCTAAAAACCGAGCAATATATTCACAATTATCCGCATTGCTGGCGAACCGATACGCCTCTTATATACAAGGCTGTTCCGTCATGGTACGTAAAAGTTACCGAATTTAAAGACAGAATGGTAGAGCTAAATCAGCAAATTAATTGGATACCGACGCATGTTAAAGATAATTTATTCGGTAAATGGCTTGAGAATGCTAGAGATTGGTCAATAAGCCGTAATAGATTCTGGGGAACACCTTTGCCGGTATGGAAGTCTGACGATCCAAAATATCCACGCATAGATGTTTACGGCTCTATAGAAGAGCTAGAAACAGATTTTGGTGTTAAAATTACTGATTTACATCGTCCATTTATTGATGAGTTAACGCGGACCAATCCCGACGATCCAACCGGTAAATCAACAATGCGTAGAATAGAAGACGTATTTGACTGTTGGTTTGAAAGCGGCTCGATGCCTTACGGGCAAGCACACTACCCTTTTGAAAATAAGCAGTGGTTTGAGGATCACTTTCCGGCAGATTTCATAGTTGAATATTCCGCACAAACACGTGGCTGGTTCTATACTTTAATGGTGTTATCTACTGCCCTATTCGATCGTCCACCATTTTTAAATTGTATATGCCACGGGGTGATTTTAGATGCTACGGGTCAAAAGCTTTCAAAGCGTCTAAATAACTATGCCGATCCGCTGGAGCTATTCGATAAATATGGCTCAGATGCCTTAAGGGTAACAATGCTTTCTTCCAATGTTGTTAAAGGGCAAGAGCTACTGATTGATAAAGACGGCAAAATGGTATTTGATACGCTTCGTTTGTTTATCAAGCCTATCTGGAATGCTTACCATTTCTTCACGATGTATGCTAATGCCGATCATATTAAAGGCGAGCAGGAGTTTAACTCGGACAATGTGCTTGATATATATATATTATCCAAGCTCAAAATAGCGGTAGAAAAGATTAAAGAAAGTTTAGACAATTTTGATACTCAAATAGCTTATCATGCTGTTTCAGAATTTTTTGAAGTGCTAAATAACTGGTATATTAGACGAAGCAGAGCTAGGTTTTGGAAAAGCGAAAAAGATCTAGACAAGCAAAATGCTTATAACACGCTATATACGTGCTTGGAGACTATGTCCATTGCGATGTCATCACTCGTGCCACTTATCTCGGAAGCGATATATTTGGGGCTAACGAATAGGGTCATACCGCGACTTGATCGCGGTATCTCAGGAGAAAAAGCTATGGCTCAAGATCCCGTGGTCAAGCCACGGGATGACAAGTCAATAGTGGCTCGCAATGACATAAAAAGTGTCCATCTTTGCAACTATCCTGATCTTTCAAAATTTGAAATAAACAGCGAGCTAGTGGATACTATGGATACTGTACTAGATATTTGCAGTCATAGCCTATTCATCAGAAGTAGCGAAAACGCACGTGTAAGACAACCACTTAGCAGTATAACTATTATTAGCAAAAATAACGATAAACTAAAAGATTTTGAAGATTTAATTAAAGATGAAATTAATGTTAAATCAGTAATTTATCGTGATGATTTAGAAAATTATGCAGTTAAAAAATTATCGATTAATTTCCCGCTACTCGGTAAGCGTCTGCCAGCTAAAATGAAAGATATTATAGCTGCCTCTAAAAAGAACGAGTGGGAAGTAACCTCTGACGGCTTGAGGATCTGTAATGAGACCTTAAATAGCGATGAATATAAACTAATCTTAGAACCTCATTCGCATATTAAAGGGGCTAGCAGCTTTGCCCATAATAGCAGTCTGCTAATACTTGATTTAGAGCTGACCTCTGAGTTAATAGACGAAGGAATAGCTAGAGATATTGTGCGGTCTATACAACAAGCTCGAAAAAATGCCGATTTTGCTATAACAGATAGGATTTTGATTGATATAAATTTGCCTAGAATAACTGATATTTACGGTGAGTTTATTAAAGAGCAAACCTTAAGTGAATTTGCTAAAGATTTTATTCCTGATCATATTAGTGAAATCGAGCTAGAAAACCACAAACTACAACTAAAGATTAAGAAAGTAAACTAA
- a CDS encoding DUF637 domain-containing protein, whose translation MLEARQGKQNVNIGEIKRESKNWDRKTRTLTPQAQVVIGTAVTAATAGVGSTIGAVGAGVSSAIAAGVSGFASGVVIGAANNGGNILKGVKESTSKKALRSLGKDMLAAGVTTGIMNGTGFGNVAEKARLGGVVGRNQAIFERRMLRTGVKLNTENNKKY comes from the coding sequence ATGTTGGAGGCAAGGCAGGGCAAGCAGAATGTAAATATTGGTGAGATAAAGAGAGAAAGTAAGAACTGGGATCGTAAGACACGTACATTAACCCCTCAAGCTCAAGTGGTAATAGGGACAGCAGTAACGGCAGCAACCGCCGGAGTAGGTAGTACGATTGGTGCAGTTGGAGCAGGCGTAAGTAGTGCTATAGCGGCTGGGGTGAGTGGATTTGCGTCTGGAGTGGTGATAGGAGCTGCAAATAATGGTGGGAATATTTTAAAGGGAGTAAAGGAATCTACTAGCAAAAAGGCTTTAAGATCGCTAGGCAAGGATATGCTAGCGGCTGGTGTTACGACTGGGATAATGAACGGTACTGGCTTTGGTAATGTGGCGGAGAAGGCAAGGCTTGGCGGGGTGGTTGGTCGTAATCAGGCGATCTTTGAGAGGAGGATGCTGCGAACCGGTGTTAAACTAAATACAGAAAATAATAAAAAATACTAA
- a CDS encoding queuosine precursor transporter, whose amino-acid sequence MTNSEKIYIGLCIIFSTLIILGNLIYQKFVMLQIPFYKFELSAGAILYPLTFLITDIITELYGKEKANFCIRLAICMNVLVTIIIMFVSYLPATNWSKINDETFNKVFSYYSVAFLASIIACYIAQAIDVNLYLWIRKLTKGKYLWLRSNVSTCISLFIDTTIVISFMAMFNIFPVEQIWKLFFTICCTPLVYLSLFSIRGFIKFDMSTWKK is encoded by the coding sequence ATGACAAATAGCGAAAAAATTTATATAGGGCTTTGTATAATATTCTCTACTCTTATAATACTTGGTAACTTAATATATCAAAAATTTGTTATGTTACAAATACCGTTTTATAAGTTTGAGTTATCAGCAGGAGCAATATTATACCCTTTAACATTTTTAATTACTGATATAATTACTGAGCTATATGGAAAAGAAAAAGCTAATTTTTGTATTAGATTAGCAATATGTATGAATGTCCTAGTTACTATAATTATAATGTTTGTAAGTTATTTGCCGGCTACTAATTGGTCAAAAATCAATGATGAAACATTTAATAAAGTATTTAGTTATTATAGTGTAGCATTCCTTGCATCTATTATCGCATGTTATATTGCTCAAGCAATTGATGTTAATTTATATTTATGGATACGCAAATTAACTAAAGGAAAATATTTGTGGTTAAGAAGTAATGTTAGTACTTGTATCTCATTATTTATCGATACTACTATCGTGATTAGTTTTATGGCAATGTTTAATATCTTTCCTGTCGAGCAAATATGGAAATTATTTTTTACCATCTGCTGCACACCATTAGTTTATTTGAGCCTTTTTTCTATAAGGGGTTTTATTAAATTTGATATGAGTACTTGGAAAAAATAG